The Rhodopseudomonas julia DNA segment CGGTCTGAAGGACCGCATGGCCGCCACCGCTTTCTGGCCGAGCGAGGTTCTGCCCGAGCTGCGGGCCGCCAAGGACGAGGTCGACGTCCTGACCGTCGAATTTCCGACGCTTGAATCGGTCCTGTCGAAACAGCCGGATTTCGTCGCCGCGATGTTGACGACCCTGATGGGGCCAGACAGCAAGGTCGCCAGGCGCGACGATTTCGAACGCCTCGACATCCCGACCTATCTTGCGCCGAGCGCCTGTTCGACGACGCTTAACGCCAACGACGCCTATGGCAGCCGCGACGCGCTGTGGACCATGGATCTCCTCTATCAGGAGATCGACGATCTGGCGCGGATCTTCGACGTCGCCGATCGCGGCGAGGCCCTCATCGCCGATCTGAAGGCGCGCGAGGCGGCTCTGCGCGCCGAATTCTCCGGTTCGGAGCACCCGACCTTCGTCTTCTGGTTCTCCAGCCCCTCGCCCGCGGACGATGCCTATCTCGGCGGCGGCAACGGCCCGTCGGGCTATATCGCCGATCTCCTCGGCGGCTCGAATGCGATCGAGACCGAAGCCGACTGGCCGACGCTTGGATGGGAAGGCATCATGGCCGCCGATCCGACCGTCATCGTGGCCTCGCAGGTGGACCGCAAGCGCTGGGCGCTCGACGCGGCCGACGCGAAGATCGCCTATCTGACCTCCGATCCGACCGTCAGCCAGATGGAGGCGGTCAAGAAGGGCCGGCTCGTCGTCATGAGCGGCGCGGCCATGAATCCGAGCATCCAGACCCTCTACGGCGCCGAAGAGGTCGCCAGGCAATTGCGGACGCTCGACCTCAAGTGATGCCTGCCGACAAAGCGGACGGCGGAGCCGGCTGGCTCGCCCTCTTCCTCGTGGTCATGCTCGTGGCGCTCGCCTTCGTCGTCGCCCTGGCGACGACGATCGGCGACTTCAGGATCGGGCTCGGGACGGTGGTTCTGGCGATCAGCAACGGTCTCGGGCTCACCGGCGCCGACATCCCGCCCATTCAGGAATCCGTCGTCTGGGATCTGCGTCTCAGCCGCGCGCTGGTGGCGGCCCTCTCCGGGGCCGGTCTCGCGCTCTGCGGCGCCATCCTGCAGGCGCTCCTGCGCAACCCGCTCGCCGAACCGTTCGTTCTCGGCGTCTCGGCGGGCGCCTCGACCGGCGCCGTCTGCGTCATCGTCCTCGGCATCGGCGCCGGCAGCCTCTCCCTGTCGATGGGCGCTTTCGCCGGCGCTTTTTCGGCCTTCGCCCTCGTTGCGCTTCTCTCCAACGGCGCCACCAGCGGCCCCAACCACACGATCCTCGCGGGCGTCGCGGCGGCGCAGCTCTTCAACGCGCTCACCTCCTACATCGTGACCACGTCGGGCAACGCCCAGCAGGCGCGCGACGTGATGTTCTGGCTTCTCGGCAGTTTCGGCGGCGTGCGCTGGCCGGATTTTCAGCTTCTCACCTTCGTCATCGCGCTCGGCCTCGCCGTCTGTTTGTGGATGGCCCGCACGCTTGATGCCTTCACCTTCGGCGACGAGGATGCGGCGGCCCTCGGCGTGCCCGTGGCGCGCATCCGTCTCGTCCTCTTCGCGGTGACGGCGCTGATCACGGCGACGATCGTCAGCATGGTCGGCGCGATCGGCTTCGTCGGCCTCGTCGTTCCCCATGCGGCCCGCTACATCGTCGGCCCACTGCATCTGCGCCTCCTGCCGGCCTCGGCCGCGCTTGGCGCCGTCTTCATGGTGCTCGCCGATATCGCCTCGCGCGTGGTCGCCACACAGCAGACGGTGCCGATCGGCGTCGTGACGGCGCTCGTCGGCGTGCCGTTCTTCGCCATCATCCTCTATCGCGCGCGGCCCTCAACATGACGCGCATGACGATCCGTGCCGACAATCTGACCTGGGGCGTCGGGCGAAAAACCATCGTGCGCGATGTCTCCCTGCGCGTCGAAAAGAACGAGACGCTCGGGCTCATCGGCCCGAACGGATCGGGCAAATCCTCGCTCCTGCGTCTCCTCGCCGGGCTCAAACGGCCGCGTTCGGGACAAATCGAGATCGAGGGGCGGAACATCGCGAGCCTCTCGCGCCGGGCTCTCGCGCGCCAGCTCGCCTTCGTTCAGCAGAGTGCGGCATCGGACACCAATCTCAGCGTGCGCGACGTGGTGAAGCTCGGGCGCACGCCGCATCGCTCGGCCCTTTCCGGCTGGTCGTCTGCGGACGAGGCCGCGGTGTCGGGGGCGCTCTCGCGCGTCGACATGATCGAGCGTCGCACCCAGCCCTGGCAGACGCTGTCGGGCGGCGAGCGCCAGCGCGTCCACATCGCCCGCGCGCTCGCGCAATCGCCGACGATCATGTTCCTCGACGAGCCGACCAACCATCTCGACATCCACCACCAGATCGAAATCCTGCGCATGGTCCGCGACCTCGACCTCACCAGCGTCGTGGCCCTCCACGATCTCAATCTCGCGTCCATGTTCTGCGACCGCATCGCGGTGATTGCGGGCGGCACGCTCGTCGCCTGCGACCTGCCGTCGAAAGTCCTGACCGAGGCCCTGTTGCACGACGTCTTCCGCATCAAGGCGGAGGTGAGCCCCGCCGACGACACCGGCCGCCCCCATATCCGCTTTCGCAGCGAATGAGCGTTTTGGGGATCTGACGGAGCCCCAACACTCACCGCGCCGCCGCAGCGGCGTATGGCAAACATCTCAGATCACGCCCGCCCCCTAAGCCGCGCGAGATGCTGCCGGAGCACGGCAGCAAAGGCCGCGACCTTGTCGGAGCGGAAGGCGCTCGGCACCGTCAGAAGATGGATCGCGCGCGCGCCTCCGGTGCCGCCCCCCGTCCCGCCCGCCATTTCGTCAGCGGAAAACGCATCGAGCACGGTGACGAGATCGCCGCGCGCCAGATGCGGCGAGAGAAAAATATCGGGCGCGCGCACCAGGCCGTGCCCGGCGATCGCCTGGCGGATCGTCGCCGAGGCGCTGTTGACGGCAAGCCGCCCCGCCACCTCCACCACCTTCTCTTTCTTGCCGTCCCGAAACCGCCAGCGCCGCGGCGGGTCGTCGTTCAAATCGAGGATCGCCTGGTGATCGGCGAGATCCTCGGGACGGCGCGGCGTGCCATGCGCTTCGAGATAAGCGGGGCTTGCCGCGATCTGCGACGTGATCGCCCCGATGCGCAGCATCTTGTAGCTTGAATCCCGCGGCACGCTGATGCGCACCGCAAGGTCGAACCCGCCCGCGACCAGATCCGTCATCTCGTCCGACAAAACGAGATCGACACGCATGCCGGGATAGGTGTCGATGAACGTCTGGGCGGCGTCCGCCAGGCACAATTCGCCGAAGGTCGTGCCGGAGGTGATGCGCAGCCGCCCGGCAAGCCCGTTTTCGGCCCGGTTGAGCGCCACATCCGCCGCCTCCAGGGAGTCCAGAACTTTTCGCGCATAGGGCAGCCAGCGCTCGCCGTCCTCCGTCAGCGAGACGGAGCGGGTCGTGCGGTAGAGAAGCGCGCGCCCGAGCCTTTCTTCGAGCGCGGCGACATATTTGCTGACAAGCTTGTTGGAGATGCCGAGCCGCTCTCCGGCCGCCGTGAAGGAGCCCGTCTCGACCACGGCGACAAAGGTTCGGATCCCGTCCGTATAATCCATATTGTCTACGATACGGCGACAGTCCTTCGCCCATCAAGCCCGTTATCGCGACAGATCGGCCACCCTAAATTCCGTCCATGACCCACGCCCCCGCGCGCGCGCCCAGCGCGCGCCCAGCCTCCACCCTTTCCCGGCGCGCCCTTCCCCGGCGCGCCACAGGAGATTGTTTCATGGCGACCAGCAACGCCCCTCTTTCGATCGACCATATCGCCCTCACCGTCCGCGATCTCGACACGGTCGGCGATTTCTATCAGCGTGTCATCGGCCTCGACCACATCGCCAGCGATGGCGAAAGCCGCCTTCTCGGCGAGGGCGACCGGCCGCTGATCGAGCTCCGCCGCGACGCGAAGGCGCGGTCGCTCCCCTTCGAGGCCGGTCTCTTCCACACGGCCTTCCTCCTCCCCCATCGTGACGATCTCGGCCGCTGGCTCCGGCATTTCGCAGAGGCCGGCGGACGTCTCGACGGCGCCTCCGACCATCTCGTCTCCGAGGCCGTCTATCTCCGGGACCCCGAAGGCAACGGCATCGAGATCTACGCCGACCGGCCGCGCGCCGACTGGACCCGAAACGGCCAGATGATCGTGATGGACACGCTGCCGCTCGACCTCCAAAGCCTCCTTCAGGCCCCCGGCCGCTGGGCCGGCGCGCCCCGCGGCACCGTCATCGGCCATATCCATCTGCAGGTCGGCGATGTCGCGGCGGCGGAGGCTTTTTATGCCGGAGAGCTCGGCTTCGATCTCGTCTCGGAGCTTCCCGCCGCGCGCTTCTTTTCAACCGGCGGCTACCACCATCACATCGGCACCAATGTCTGGAACAGCCGCGGCGCCGGCCCGCGCAGCCCGGATGCGGCCGGCCTCAGCGAACTCGTCCTCGCCGCAACCCCGGAGGAAGCCGCCCGCCTCGGCGCGAAAAGCTTCACCGACCCCTCTTTCACCGACCCTTCCTTCACCGACCCCTGGGGCAACCGCATCACCGTCCACCCCCGCCCCGCAAACGCCGCCGCCGCATAACCCCGCCAGGCCGCACCGCGCGCTGCCACCTCCCCCTTGTGGGGAGGTCGACGCGCCGCCAGGAGCGTCGGGTGGGGGTCGCCGAGGCCCCGTCAGATCTCAGACATTGTTTCTTCCAGCGGCCCCCCACCCCTAACCCCTCTCCACAAGGGGGAGGGGGACGTCCGTGCCACTCTCAAATCCATTCCCGCCGCCCTCGCGGTCCGGGCGCCACTCCACCCCCTTCGCCGCCCGCTTCTCCAGCAAGGCCGCGCCGCGCGCACCCACCTCCCCCTTGTGGGGAGGTCGACGCGCCGCGAGGCGCGTCGGGTGGGGGTCGCCGAGGCCCCGTCAGGCCGCAGCGTCCGTTCTCATCTCACTCGCCGCCCGTTCACGGCGTCGCGTCGTCGTCCGCGGGAATGAAGCGCAAAACGCCGGCGAGGCGCGACGGCCGACCGGTGTCGGAGGTATGCTCGACGCCGTCCGTGACCGGCACCTCGGCGAAATCGAACGGGCTCAGCCCCTCAAGACACGCGACGTTCACGCCGTACTGAAGCGGGTCGGAGCGCCGCTGATGGTGCGTGTAGATCCCGCAGCGCGAACAGAAAAAATGCTCCGCCGTCCCGGTGTTGAAGCGATAAAGCGTCAAAAACCCCTCGCCCTCAACGATCCGGACACCGCCCGTCACCGCCGAGACGCCGACCGCACCCCGCATCCGGCAATAAGAGCAGATGCACCGGAGCGCCGTCGCAAGATCATCGACAAGCTCCGCCTCAAAACGCACCGCCCCGCAATGACACTGCCCGCTCCGTATCACCCGTTCCGACGCCATGATCTGATCTCCAAAAGCTATGTTTCGGGGCGAGGTTTGCGGGCGAAAGCGGGCCACAGCACGGCGAACGTCTCCCCAAGCAGAGCCATGCATATGGAGGCCATACCGGCCTTACAACGCGCTCCCTCAAGACGAAGAGGCAGACTGACGCGACGAACACCTTTCTTATCCAACGAACGGAAGGTTAGCGCCCGCTTTAGTCGTTGGAGTGGGGGCAAGCAGTCCTCAAAAGCGGAAGTCACCATTCTGAACGCTGTGAAGAAAACTCTACCGTCGCTTGCATCGGCCCCCATGGTACGTAATATTAGCCAGCTTTGCCGCCAACGTCCTTCGGGCTCGTGATGAGCGCCGAGGCGATGCGAAGCGGCCAGTGGTCGACGGGGCGCACGCCCCTGCGGCCCGAGCAGGGCGCCGAGCACGTGCATCCGTCGGGTGCCGCGCAAGGTCCTGGGAAGCAACAGGCGAGCCATGCCTCTGAACCGGCCATAGCCCTCCACGGACAAACGAAGTTGGAGTTTCGGATGGTCATTGAGACTTCTTTACGGCTCAGCCTGGGCGGGGCGAGCGATTGCCGCTTGATTTGTGTCAAAAACAGGTATGCTCGCAGCAAGGTGAGACGTCGGCTTGCCGACGACACCAATTCAACCCGACTGGTTCGATCGGTCGGCTCACCGTCGCCGCGCCGCGTTGGCGGGCGACGCTTCTCGTCATCCTTCTCATTCTCGGGCTCGTGATGAGCGCCGAGGCGATGCGAAGCGGCCAGTGGTCGACGGGGCGCACGCCCCTGCGGCCCGAGCAGGGCGCCGAGCACGTGCATCCGTCGGGTGCCGCGCAAGGTCCTGGGAAGCAACACGCGCCTTCAGAGGCTGGACGAGGCTTACCGATGCGTCCGCCAGAAAGAACGGGGCACGATGGGAAAGATCTTCGACGAATGTAAAAAGCGGGAGACTCTGCATAGAGCGTGGGACCGTATTCGGGCCAACGGGACTCGGTCCAAGGCTGATGAGACCAAACGTGCAATTGAGGATTTTGCACGAACTGCCGAGCGTGACATTCAACGCATTCAAAACCGGCTGCGTGAAGACACGTTTGTTTTCGAGCCGCAGAAGGGCGTCTTGAAGAAGAAGGCCAGCGGCGGCAAGCGCGGCCTCGTGATGGCGTCAGTCCAGAACCGCATTGTTGAACGGGCGCTACTCGATACGCTCTCGAAGCACTCTTCAGTCGCACAAAGAGCCAACGGCCAGCCGACCAGCTTTGGAGGCGTGCCGCACCGTTCGGTCCCGCACGCTCTTCAGTTCCTTGATCGAGCATTTAGGGACGGTCACCTCTTCTTCGTGAGGTCGGACATTTCAGGCTTCTTCGACGCAGTGCCGCGGAAGGTGGTGATCGAAAAGATTGGCGAAGACATTGACGATCAACGGTTCCTGAAGCTCCTAGATCAGGCAAGCACTGTTACTCTCGGCAACGAAGAAGCACTCGGGGATGACAGATCTGTCTTCCCCACTGATGAAGAAGGGGTCGCACAGGGTTCGCCCCTGTCGCCGCTTTTCGGCAACATCCTGCTTCACGAATTCGATCAGCGTTTCAATGAGCGCGGGATCGTGTGTGCACGCTTTATCGACGACTTCGTCATTCTAGGTCCCACCGAAGCGAAGGTCCGCAAAGCGTTCGAGAACGCGAAAGCCGACCTCGCCAAGCTTGGCCTCCACTGCCATGATCCCTTCGCGCAGAACGCTGACAATCGGAAGACCCAGCGCGGACGAGTCGGGAATGGGTTCAACTTTCTCGGCTACTTCTGCAGTCCAGGCCTGTTTCAACCCTCAGAGAGCGCCCGCAAGGGTCTGCTGGGGACGATCGATCAGCATCTCACGAACGGTCGCAAGGCTATCATGAAGGCGCGGCGAGACGAAAATAGCTGGGCTGATATGCAGCGCTACGCGCAAACGCAGACCCTCATAGATCGAGTGCTGCGGGGATGGGGCGACGCGTTTGCGTATTCAACATTGCCTACAATTATGGACAGGCTCGATGTTGAGATCGATCAACGTCTCGACAACTTCAAGAGTTGGTTCACAAGGCAGATGCGCGATGCGGACCGCAAGGCGAAGCGCCGGATGGGAGGAGTCGGCCTTCTAGGCGACGTAGAGCGCAAGACGCTGGATGAAGTGCCGTTTCGCCTAGAGCATGGGACGCGCTTCCGAACATCGAAGAACACGATCACAATCTCGACGGATGGAGCACTTTGCTCCGGGGCTCGTCAGAGCAAGCGTGAGCGGCGGCCCGGCGGATGGGCGTTTGTCGTCCATGGATCGAATGAGGAACGAGGCGGGTACGATGTGGCAACCTTCAACAACCGGATGGAGCTCATGGCGGTCATCGAAGCGCTGAAGCATACACCTTCAGGCGCATCAGTCTGCATTCGCACGGACAGCCAATACGTATGCAGCATCTGTAACGAGGGCGGTGCTATTCAGAAGAACTCCGACCTTTGGAGGTCGTACGAAGCGCAGGCATCCCAACGCCGAGTGCGTATTGTTTGGGTTAAGGGGCATGCGGGGGATGAGTACAATGAACGAGCGGATCGGCTCGCGAGTAAATACGCAGAAGACGCTCGATTGATCGAGCAGGCGAGCCGCACGCCGTGGGTTGCGTAATGTGGCACGGACAAACCACCGGATGTTGCGTATAGGTTGTGCGTGAAACGTCCACTTCTCACGCGGATCTCTCGAAACCTGCTGGTTCGCTTACGGCCCGACCTAGTCTAGTCGAGGCCATGAACCACGCGGTGGGGTGGAAGCGGGACTGGCGGCTTTCCGGATGGAACCTTTAAGAAACGACCGCTGAAGATCGCGACCTTCGCGTCAAAGCGCATCCGTCTATTCAGTGCTTATACCGTCCAAGCTCAAGCATCTTGGGCACCGGACTTGAAGCCCCCAAGCCACTCGCTGTTTGGCCGCGCAAGAAGTCGCGCGTGGCTGTAGGCCCAATCCATATAAAGGATGGTGGCCGCCCTGTACCACCCTCCATGACGCTCAAGCGTCAGTGCAAGGTCTGGCTCATTCGGGTCCCTCAGATAGATTGGCAACAGCAGCTGAATTTTACTCCTGTAAAACTGGGGAACAGCGATCCGGTAGCTTCTCTGCGCAAGTCGTATGCTTTGTTTTACTGCTCCCTCAAGCGCATTTCGTGTGGCAACCGGAATCTGCTGATCGTTGGCTGCTTGGGCTTCAGCTTCTGCATCGTCCTCAGATTCTTCTTCAATTGGTCTACCGTCTTTTCCGACCTGCCCACCGAGCTCTTCAGGAAATCTCTTGAGGTTGTCACGAATGATGTGGTCCAGATTGAGTTGAACCTGTAGCTTCGGGTCAAAAATAAGGTCTCTTGAATCGTTCCAGTACTCTACGAGGGCCGGAAGTTCCATGAATTCGGTTAGAACGCGGTCACCTGATCTTGCCCAAGACTTCAGCCACCACTTCTTGTTTTCTGCGCTAACGGGTCGAGACCTATCATACGTTTCAGATATTGTAAAAACCCCAAATATTTCCTCCTGTCCAGGAGTGAGTAGCCCGGTGTTAAAGCATGCCACTTGATCGGCGAGAACGATCTTCTGCTGATCATACGCTCTGATGAAAGTGTTTGTCACATATCGATCAAGAACAGGGTAATCGTTCTTAGAGGGAAGATGACGATTATTCCAGCGTTCCGGCTCAGCAACCCCCGCGAGCGTTGCAAGGCGATCATCCCAATCGGCTACTCGAGCAAAGTCGAAAATTCTCATTTGCTATTCTCCAAAACTAGGTGACGCTTCTAATTAACCGAAAAGCGCGAAACCAGTGCATGTTTTCTTACGACACAGAACACAAGAGTGAGAATGGCGTCTTCGGGGATAGTCATAATTGATGCTCAAATGTCCCGCTTGAGTTGTGAGCTGAAGCGCAGCTTTACGCCAATCCCGCCCCAAAGCCGACAGTCTCTCTTCGGCCCATTGCAGTCATTCCTCCCCAAAGAAAAGAGACCCTGAGCATCTAATCCCCTACCGCATCCTCAACCCATCTCAGGCAGAGCGCGTCCTGCTACATCCCGCCAGAATCCCCCTGCCCCTTCGTCAGCCCATCCAAAAACAGATCCGCAAGCCGGGTCACATCGTCCTCGAACCCCGGCCCGGTGCGCACCAGGCACATGCCGATGAGGGTCAGAAGGAGATCCTCGGGCGTCACGTCTTCGCGCATGCGCCCGGCCTCTTTGGCGCGCGCCAGCAGGCGCGCGATCGCGCCGGTGAGGCTCGTATAGGAATAGGTGTAGATTTCCGAGGATTTGTCGACGGCGAGCGCCAGCGCCGTCAGCATGCCCTGCTTCGTGGCGATCAGCCGGATATTGGCGTGCACCCATTGGCGCAGCGCGGCGACCGGGTCCGCCTCGCCTTCGAGCCGTTCGGCGAGCGCCACCATCTCGTTGATCTCGCGGCGATAGACGGCCTCAAACAGCGCCTCGCGCGTCGGGAAATGCCGGTAGAGCGTGCCGATGCCCACCCCCGCCGCCTTCGCCACGCCTTCCAAAGTCGCCTGCCCGCCGTGGGTGCGAAACACCTCGGCCGCGGCGGTGAGAAGCCGCTCGCGGTTGCGCAGATAATCGGCGCGCGGCCTGCGCCTTGGCTGTTCGGTTTTCCGTTCCATCTAATCTTCTACGCCAATCTTTTGACGGCACCTCCCTTGAAAGCGGAGGTACCCTCCATATAACTCATGCGAGCCAGGCCCGGCAGTGCGCAGTGCGCCTTCCGGCCTGCGTGACGGAAAACCGCCGAATGCGTCATCGCCGCGGCGGCGTTTCCGGCCCGACCTCTTGTCCAAAGGTGGCCGCATGACCCTTTCTATCAGCCTCACCATCAATGGCGAGCCACGATCCGTCGCAATCGACGATCCGCGCGTCACGCTCCTCGATCTCTTGCGCGAGCGCCTCCATCTCACCGGCACCAAAAAGGGCTGCGACCGCGGCCAGTGCGGCGCCTGCACCATCCTCGTCGATGGCGCGCGGGTGAACTCCTGCCTGGCGCTCGCCATCAGCCATGACGGTGCCGACATCACCACCATCGAAGGCCTTGCCGAAGAAGGCCGCCTGCATCCCGTGCAGGAAGCCTTCATCGCCCATGACGGCTTTCAATGCGGCTATTGCACCCCCGGCCAGATCATGAGCGCCGTCGGCCTCATCGCCGAGGGCCATGCGCACGGCGATGCGGAGCGCGTGCGCGAATTGATGAGCGGCAATCTCTGCCGCTGCGGCGCCTATCGCGGCATCACCGAAGCCGTGCTCGAGGCCGAAGCGAAACTTGCAAGCCGCGAAAGGGACGCAGCATGAACCGCTTCGATTATCTCCGCCCCGCCTCCATCGCCGAGGCCGTCGCCGCCGCGTCGAAGCCGGGTTCCGTCTATCTCGCCGCCGGCACCAACCTTCTCGATCTCATGAAGGGCGGCGTCGCGCGCCCCGACCGTCTCGTCGACGTCACGCATCTGCCGGGTCTCGGCGCCATCGAAACGCTCGCAGACGGCGCCATGCGCATCGGCGCGCTCGTCAAGAATTCCACACTCGCCTACGACGCGGCGTTTTCCGCCCGCTTTCCGGCCGTCGCCGAAGCGCTTCTCTCCGGCGCCTCGGCGCAGCTCCGAAACGCCGCGACCGTCGGCGGCAATCTCCTGCAGCGCACCCGCTGCCCCTACTTCTATGACACCGCCAGCGCCTGCAACAAACGCGCGCCGGGCTCCGGCTGCGACGCGATCGGCGGCGCCAATGAAGGCCACGCGATCCTGGGCTTCAGCGAGCATTGCATCGCCACCCACCCGTCCGATTTCTGCGTCGCGCTGACGGCACTCGGCGCCATCGTCGAGATCGAGGGACAGGACGGCCGCCGCGAGGTGCCGATCACCGAGTTCTATCGCCTGCCCGGCGACACGCCCGAGCGGGAAAACGTGCTCGCCCCGGGCGAGATGATCGTCGCCCTGCGCCTTCCGGCCGAAGCCGCCGCCTTTGCCGCCAACCAGCGCTATCTCAAGGTCCGCGAGCGCACCTCCTATGCCTTCGCCGTCGTCTCGGCCGCGGCCGCGCTCCAGGTGGAGGATGGCACGATCACCGAGGCCCGCCTCGCGCTGGGCGGTGTCGCGGCCAAACCCTGGCGCGCGGAAGAGGCGGAAGCGCGCCTCGCCGGCCGCCCCGCCAATCGCGCCGCCTTCGAAGAAGCCGCCGAGATCGCCTTCGCGGACGCAAAACCCTCCGGCGACAATTCTTACAAGATCGCGCTCGGCCGCCGCCTCGTCGTGCGGGCGCTGGCGATGGCCGCCGCCGGCACGCCGGAGGTGATGCCGGCGCTCCCCGCCTCGCCCTTTGCCGCCCTCCCCGACGGCTTCATCCCTGACAGCGTCATCCCGCAAGATGTCCAGCCAGAAGGTGCCCCCCATGTCTGAGATCGCACAGCTCACGCCCGGCCCGCGCCAGCGCCACGGCTCCAGTATCGGCCAGCCGCTCACCCGCGCCGATGGCCGCCTCAAAGTCACCGGCGCCGCCATCTATGCCGCCGACAACCATCCGGACGGCCTCCTCCACGCCGTCATCGTGCCCGCGAAAATCGCCCGCGGCCGCGTCACCTCCCTCGATGTCGCCGCCGCCAGGGCGCATCAGGGCGTCGTCGAGGTGATGACGCCGGAAAACCGCCCGCCGCTCGCCATGGACCCTTACGAAAAGTCCAACCCGCTCATGTTCCGCATGCATCTCCTGTCGGATGCGACGGTGCGCTATGCGGGCGAGCCGATCGCCGTCGTCATCGCCGAGACTTTGGAAGCGGCGAAAGAAGGCGCCGCCCTCCTCGCCCCGCGCTACGAGGCGGAGACCCCGGAAGTCACCCTCGATGCCGAGCCTTACACGCCCGAAGCCGTCGGTCCGGGCCAGCCGGCGGAGGCCACGAAGGGCGATGTCGATGCGGGTTTTGCCGCGGCCGCGCAGGTGATCGAGGCGGTCTACGAGACTCCGCCGCAATACCACAACGCCATGGAGCCGCATGCAATCGTCGCCCGCTTCGACGGCGACAGCCTCTTCCTCGACATGCCGACCCAGGGGCTTGCCATGTCGCGGATGCGCATCGCCGGCCTTTTTGGCCTGACCCCTGAGAACATTCATATCCGCAGCCCGTTCTTGGGCGGCGGCTTCGGCTCGAAAGGCTCAGTCTCGAGCCCGGAGGCGCTCGGCATTCTCGCCGCGCAACTCACCGGGCGCCCTATCAAACTCGTCCTCGCCCGCGAAGAGATGTTCGGCCCCGTCGGCCATCGCGGCCAGACGCGCCAGACGGTCCGCCTCGGCATCGATGCAGAGGGCGCCCTCACCGCGCTCGATCACCTCACCCGCGCCGCCACCAGCCGCTTCGACGAGTTTCTGGAGCCCTCCTCCGGCGTCGGCCAGTCGCTCTACAACGTGCCGGCGCTCCACACCGCGCATGAGGGCGTGCGCATCGATATCGGCACGCCCTCCTTCATGCGCGCGCCGGGCGAGGCCTCGGGCTCGATCGCCCTTGAAAGCGCCATCGACGAGGCGGCCTATGCGGCCGGCATGGACCCACTCGCCTTCCGCCTCAAAAACTATGCCGAGGTCGAGCCGATCTCCGGCAAACCCTTCTCCTCCAAGGCGCTCAAGGAATGCTACCGCGAAGGGGCCGAGCGCTTCGGCTGGTCGGACCGGCCGCTCCAGCCACGCCAGATGCGCGACCCGTCGGGCCGCCTTCTCGGCTGGGGCATGGCGACGGCGATTTTTCCGGCCCTCATGTTCCAGGGCAACGCCCGCGCCGTCATCCGCCGCGACGGCACCGGCGTGATGGAGGCGGGCGCCCACGATATGGGCCAGGGCGCCTGGACGGCCTTTGCCCAGATCGCCGCCGATTCTCTCGGCCTGCCAGTGGAGGCGGTCGATTTCCGTTCCGGCACGTCGGACCTCCCCGATGCCGGCCTCGCCGGCGGCTCGAGCCATACGGCCACCGCCGGCAACGCCATCCACCGCGCCGGTGCCGCCGTCATCGACAAGCTCGCCTCCCTCGCCGTCGCCAACGAGCGCTCCCCCCTCTTCGGCGCCGGCAATGTCGGCGTCGTCGCCCGCGAAGGCCGCCTCACCCGCCGCGACGACGAGACGGCGAGCGAGAGCTTTGCCGACATTTTAACGCGCGCCGGCCTTGACGAGATCGCAGCCGAAGGCCAGGCGGCGAGCGATGCGGCCGCGCAGGAGGCCTATGCCATGCA contains these protein-coding regions:
- a CDS encoding xanthine dehydrogenase family protein molybdopterin-binding subunit; protein product: MSEIAQLTPGPRQRHGSSIGQPLTRADGRLKVTGAAIYAADNHPDGLLHAVIVPAKIARGRVTSLDVAAARAHQGVVEVMTPENRPPLAMDPYEKSNPLMFRMHLLSDATVRYAGEPIAVVIAETLEAAKEGAALLAPRYEAETPEVTLDAEPYTPEAVGPGQPAEATKGDVDAGFAAAAQVIEAVYETPPQYHNAMEPHAIVARFDGDSLFLDMPTQGLAMSRMRIAGLFGLTPENIHIRSPFLGGGFGSKGSVSSPEALGILAAQLTGRPIKLVLAREEMFGPVGHRGQTRQTVRLGIDAEGALTALDHLTRAATSRFDEFLEPSSGVGQSLYNVPALHTAHEGVRIDIGTPSFMRAPGEASGSIALESAIDEAAYAAGMDPLAFRLKNYAEVEPISGKPFSSKALKECYREGAERFGWSDRPLQPRQMRDPSGRLLGWGMATAIFPALMFQGNARAVIRRDGTGVMEAGAHDMGQGAWTAFAQIAADSLGLPVEAVDFRSGTSDLPDAGLAGGSSHTATAGNAIHRAGAAVIDKLASLAVANERSPLFGAGNVGVVAREGRLTRRDDETASESFADILTRAGLDEIAAEGQAASDAAAQEAYAMHAHGAVFAEVAVDPELGQIRVNRLVGAFAAGRVINPRMVESQYLGGMIWGLSFALHEKAVHDRRTGRIVNANFAEYRVPVNADIQGLEAILVPEEDPHVNPLGIKGVGEIGITGTGAALANAIFHATGKRVRSFPIGLAEVM